One Bartonella kosoyi DNA segment encodes these proteins:
- a CDS encoding FAD-binding oxidoreductase, whose protein sequence is MEQELIERFKEIVGAKYAITDQALIAPYLLEERGLFHGKTPLLLRPSSPQEISLIMQLASQTHTPIIPQGGNTGLVGGQQPDERGESVLLSVERLNKMRAINLEGNFVVVEAGVILQDLQKKVDEAGRFFPLSLASEGSCQIGGNLSSNAGGTAVLAYGNMRDLCLGLEVVLPDGRLLDDLRFVKKDNSGYDLKNLFIGAEGTLGVITAAVLKIFPKIKGKAVALVGLHNPEKALEFLSLAQEYGGGMVTGFELMGNLSLQMALEYKMCEKSPFQQKHGWYVLMNISSLQGNDEALSVLSIILEKALKRAVIEDAIVAQSLKQQDFFWQLREAISPAQKLAGGSIKHDIAVPLASIPDFITEAALIIEDIAPGARVVCFGHMGDGNLHYNVTQPIGADTTAFLQLWSKMNHRIHRLVMNYQGAFSAEHGIGQLKREELRSFKSPVALDIMRGIKKTLDPLGIMNPGKVL, encoded by the coding sequence ATGGAGCAGGAATTAATTGAAAGGTTTAAAGAAATTGTTGGTGCCAAGTATGCTATAACAGATCAGGCATTGATTGCGCCGTATTTGCTTGAAGAGCGAGGACTTTTTCACGGCAAAACACCCTTACTTTTACGTCCATCTTCACCGCAAGAAATCTCATTGATTATGCAGTTAGCGAGCCAAACACACACACCAATTATACCTCAGGGTGGAAATACAGGGCTCGTAGGGGGGCAACAACCAGATGAAAGAGGAGAGAGCGTTCTTTTATCTGTGGAGCGGTTAAATAAGATGAGAGCGATAAATCTTGAGGGGAATTTTGTTGTTGTAGAAGCGGGTGTTATTTTACAGGATTTACAAAAAAAAGTAGATGAAGCGGGCCGTTTTTTCCCTCTTTCTTTGGCTTCTGAAGGTTCTTGCCAAATAGGAGGAAATCTTTCGTCAAATGCTGGAGGGACTGCTGTTTTAGCCTATGGCAATATGCGTGATCTTTGCCTTGGTTTAGAAGTTGTTTTACCGGATGGTCGCCTTTTGGATGATTTGCGCTTTGTTAAAAAAGACAATAGCGGTTATGATTTGAAAAATCTTTTTATTGGAGCAGAAGGTACATTAGGCGTTATAACTGCAGCCGTTTTGAAGATTTTTCCAAAAATAAAAGGTAAAGCCGTTGCTTTGGTGGGGTTACATAATCCAGAGAAGGCTCTTGAATTTTTATCTCTGGCTCAAGAATATGGAGGAGGGATGGTGACGGGCTTTGAGCTCATGGGAAATCTCAGTTTGCAAATGGCTTTAGAGTATAAGATGTGTGAGAAGTCTCCTTTTCAGCAGAAACATGGATGGTATGTATTAATGAACATTTCATCGTTGCAAGGCAATGATGAAGCATTGTCCGTGTTGAGTATTATTTTAGAAAAGGCTTTAAAGAGGGCGGTGATAGAAGATGCAATTGTTGCGCAATCTTTGAAACAACAAGATTTCTTCTGGCAATTGCGCGAAGCTATATCACCAGCACAGAAGTTAGCGGGAGGATCAATTAAGCACGATATTGCAGTACCACTTGCTTCCATTCCTGATTTTATTACTGAAGCAGCACTTATTATTGAAGATATTGCTCCAGGGGCGCGGGTGGTTTGTTTTGGACATATGGGAGATGGAAATTTGCATTATAATGTTACACAACCGATAGGCGCTGATACGACAGCATTTTTGCAGTTATGGTCAAAAATGAATCATCGCATTCATAGGTTAGTGATGAACTATCAAGGTGCATTTTCTGCTGAGCATGGAATTGGTCAGCTTAAGCGCGAAGAACTTCGTTCTTTTAAATCGCCTGTCGCATTGGATATTATGCGAGGAATAAAAAAAACACTCGATCCTTTAGGGATCATGAATCCTGGAAAAGTATTATAA
- a CDS encoding tRNA1(Val) (adenine(37)-N6)-methyltransferase, which produces MDKTANQSDETTDSFHRGKFYLVQPHKHGHRSGMDAMLLASLVPTDLKGTVVDLGAGAGAAGLAVASRCSQVHVTLVERSSFMVSYAQKTLMLKQNKKLAERVCLLKADVSLKGNARVKAGLIDNSFDFAIMNPPFNNPVDRKTPDEQKSDAHVMPEAMFDHWFRSAAAIVKPSGYLGLIARPQSLTDILHALEGRFGGICIIPIHARATTPAIRLLFYAKRGSRAALSILPALIIHEGNSHIFSPRIDAINNGYISLWELF; this is translated from the coding sequence ATGGATAAAACAGCGAATCAGAGTGATGAAACAACAGACAGTTTTCATCGCGGGAAATTTTATTTGGTTCAACCCCATAAACATGGTCATCGTTCTGGTATGGATGCTATGTTATTAGCCAGCTTGGTTCCCACTGATTTAAAGGGAACGGTTGTTGATTTAGGGGCGGGAGCTGGAGCAGCAGGGTTGGCTGTTGCTTCGCGTTGTTCACAAGTTCATGTTACATTGGTGGAACGCTCATCTTTTATGGTATCTTATGCACAAAAAACACTTATGCTAAAGCAAAATAAAAAACTTGCTGAGCGAGTTTGTTTGTTAAAAGCAGATGTTAGCCTCAAAGGGAATGCTCGTGTAAAAGCAGGTTTGATAGATAATAGCTTTGATTTTGCCATTATGAATCCACCTTTTAACAATCCTGTGGATCGCAAAACACCTGATGAACAGAAGTCTGATGCACATGTTATGCCTGAAGCGATGTTTGATCATTGGTTTCGAAGTGCAGCAGCCATCGTTAAACCAAGTGGATATTTAGGGCTCATTGCGCGTCCACAATCTCTAACAGATATCTTGCATGCTTTAGAAGGCCGCTTTGGTGGTATTTGTATCATTCCCATTCATGCACGTGCAACAACTCCGGCAATTCGTCTTTTATTTTACGCAAAACGGGGGAGTAGAGCAGCTTTATCTATTTTACCGGCATTGATTATACATGAAGGGAATAGCCATATTTTTTCACCACGGATTGATGCAATCAATAATGGATATATAAGCTTGTGGGAACTTTTTTAA
- the ubiA gene encoding 4-hydroxybenzoate octaprenyltransferase: protein MKKNKNIPHVQSYDSQGRVMDASSNQWVYNFLPCSLWFYAQLARWDRPIGWQLLMWPCFWSTTMAFLSYDMHDKPLLPIFLHWVWYLFLFFLGSIAMRGAGCTWNDLVDHKIDSQVERTRSRPLPTGHVSRFQAKVFILVQCLVGLGVLSQFNTFSFFLGISSLIAVAFYPFMKRVTYWPQFFLGVAFNWGALMGWAVVFGSLSWAPILLYVGSILWTIGYDTIYAHQDKEDDATVGIGSTALLFGKGTKRALVFLYGGFVIFVSLAFYLAKVPLLSFLGILAASIHMFIQIKVIDIDDSSQCLRLFKSNSLIGFLIFAGLVCGGLWMIFYPAV from the coding sequence ATGAAAAAAAATAAAAATATTCCTCATGTTCAGTCCTATGATAGTCAAGGACGGGTTATGGATGCATCCTCCAATCAATGGGTCTATAATTTTCTTCCCTGTTCTTTATGGTTTTATGCGCAATTGGCGCGTTGGGATCGGCCTATCGGATGGCAGTTGTTGATGTGGCCTTGTTTTTGGTCAACAACAATGGCTTTTCTCTCTTATGACATGCATGATAAACCTCTTTTACCAATATTTCTTCATTGGGTTTGGTATCTTTTTCTTTTTTTTCTAGGATCCATCGCTATGCGAGGGGCAGGATGTACTTGGAATGATCTTGTTGACCATAAAATTGATTCTCAGGTCGAGAGAACGCGTTCTCGCCCATTACCGACAGGTCATGTGAGTCGGTTTCAGGCAAAAGTTTTTATACTTGTGCAATGTTTGGTTGGTTTAGGTGTTTTATCACAATTTAATACGTTTAGTTTTTTTCTAGGTATTTCGTCATTGATAGCTGTTGCGTTTTATCCTTTTATGAAACGCGTCACCTATTGGCCGCAGTTTTTTTTAGGCGTTGCATTTAATTGGGGAGCATTAATGGGGTGGGCTGTTGTGTTTGGAAGTTTAAGCTGGGCACCAATTTTACTTTATGTGGGATCAATCTTGTGGACCATAGGATACGATACAATCTACGCACATCAAGATAAAGAGGATGATGCTACTGTTGGTATCGGTTCTACGGCACTTCTCTTTGGCAAAGGAACTAAGCGTGCTTTAGTATTTCTGTATGGTGGTTTTGTCATATTCGTTAGTTTAGCATTTTATTTGGCTAAAGTTCCTCTCTTGAGTTTTTTGGGGATTTTAGCGGCAAGCATTCATATGTTTATTCAAATTAAAGTCATTGATATAGATGACAGTTCACAATGCCTCAGGCTTTTCAAGTCTAATTCGCTTATTGGTTTTTTGATTTTTGCTGGTTTAGTCTGTGGTGGTCTATGGATGATATTTTATCCTGCAGTTTAA
- the pdxH gene encoding pyridoxamine 5'-phosphate oxidase → MSDNIPTDDHFMHMQKPFELFAKWLEEATISEINDPNAMALATVDETGLPNVRMVLLKDYNPQGFVFYTNYDSCKGQEILKSMKASLGFHWKSLRRQVRIRGIVEKVSPQEADAYFQSRPRGSRIGAWASKQSQPLENRFVLEKAIAQYTARYALGNIPRPPYWSGFRVKPLSIEFWCDRPFRLHDRLLFTRDCVEHNNWKRQKLYP, encoded by the coding sequence ATGAGCGATAATATACCAACAGACGATCATTTTATGCACATGCAAAAACCTTTTGAACTTTTTGCAAAGTGGCTTGAAGAGGCAACGATCAGCGAAATAAATGATCCGAATGCTATGGCACTTGCAACAGTTGACGAAACTGGTCTCCCTAATGTTCGTATGGTTCTCCTCAAAGATTATAATCCTCAAGGCTTCGTCTTCTATACCAATTACGACAGCTGTAAAGGACAAGAAATTTTAAAATCAATGAAAGCATCCTTAGGGTTTCATTGGAAATCGCTTCGTCGTCAGGTCAGAATAAGAGGAATTGTTGAAAAAGTCAGTCCCCAGGAAGCTGATGCTTATTTCCAATCACGCCCCCGTGGGAGTCGAATTGGTGCATGGGCATCTAAACAATCTCAACCTTTAGAAAATCGTTTTGTGCTCGAAAAAGCAATTGCACAATATACTGCGCGTTATGCTCTAGGCAATATTCCACGGCCACCTTATTGGTCTGGTTTTCGTGTTAAACCCCTTTCTATAGAATTCTGGTGTGATCGCCCATTTCGTCTACATGATCGTCTGCTTTTTACACGCGATTGTGTTGAACACAACAATTGGAAAAGACAAAAACTTTATCCTTAA
- a CDS encoding polyprenyl synthetase family protein, which produces MSVATKLDQTQNNQTSLQSLIHLTKGDMERVNQFILSMAKSEVEMIPEISNHLISSGGKRLRPMITLAAAHMFGYQHDGHIRLATAVEFMHTATLLHDDVIDESDLRRGKSTARMIWGNQASVLVGDFLLGQAFKMMVDVGSIEALSVLANAAAIIAEGEVMQLSAAKNIKTSPSDYLKIINAKTAALFSAAAEVGPIVAGYGNKERSALRDYGTSLGLAFQLIDDALDYSGSAQNLGKNIGDDFREGKITMPVILAYERGNVGEKAFWKEALEGGNSNDEAFAHAQHLMEKYNSITDTIEQARIYGKQAINALIPMNKNLAYNALVETVEFCIARVN; this is translated from the coding sequence GTGAGTGTAGCCACAAAACTAGATCAAACACAAAATAATCAAACATCCCTCCAATCTCTCATTCATCTTACAAAAGGTGATATGGAGCGCGTCAATCAATTTATCCTCTCTATGGCAAAATCAGAAGTTGAAATGATTCCTGAAATTTCCAATCACCTTATTTCATCAGGAGGAAAGCGGTTACGCCCAATGATCACATTAGCTGCTGCTCATATGTTCGGCTATCAACATGACGGGCATATAAGACTTGCAACAGCCGTTGAATTTATGCACACAGCGACTTTGTTACACGATGATGTGATTGATGAAAGTGATTTACGACGCGGAAAATCTACAGCACGAATGATTTGGGGAAATCAAGCAAGTGTCCTTGTTGGAGATTTCCTATTAGGACAAGCTTTTAAAATGATGGTTGATGTTGGCTCTATAGAAGCGCTCTCTGTCCTAGCAAACGCTGCTGCAATTATTGCTGAAGGAGAGGTTATGCAACTTTCTGCCGCAAAAAATATCAAAACCAGCCCTTCAGACTATCTCAAAATCATCAATGCAAAAACAGCAGCACTTTTTTCAGCAGCAGCTGAAGTAGGTCCCATTGTTGCTGGCTATGGAAATAAAGAGCGTTCTGCATTACGTGACTATGGAACATCTTTAGGATTAGCTTTCCAATTGATTGATGATGCACTTGACTATAGCGGTAGTGCTCAAAACTTAGGAAAAAATATAGGAGACGATTTTAGGGAAGGAAAGATTACAATGCCTGTAATTCTCGCATATGAGCGTGGGAATGTGGGTGAAAAAGCTTTCTGGAAAGAAGCGCTTGAAGGTGGCAATAGCAATGACGAAGCCTTTGCACACGCGCAACACTTAATGGAGAAATATAATAGTATCACAGATACCATAGAACAAGCACGCATCTATGGAAAACAGGCAATTAATGCTCTTATTCCCATGAATAAAAATCTTGCTTACAATGCTCTCGTTGAAACTGTTGAGTTTTGCATTGCGCGCGTAAACTGA
- the purD gene encoding phosphoribosylamine--glycine ligase has product MNILLIGSGGREHALAWKIAASPLLKKLYCAPGNPATAEFGENINLDIDDHPLVIDFCKAHSIDLVIVGPEAPLVAGITDSLNRANICVFGPTQKAAQLEGSKAFTKDLCRKNNIPTASYQCFNDAAKAKAYIHQRGVPIVIKADGLAAGKGVVVATTIEEALNAVDACFKSAFGDAGNKIVIESFLEGEEASFFCLCDGKIALPFGSAQDHKRVGDGDTGANTGGMGAYSPAPIMTKEMVNRTLKEIVEPALKSMHEMGAPFKGILFVGLMITQKGPELIEFNVRFGDPECQVLMMRLKDDILPIFLAAAQGKLENKPLQWSDETALTVVMAAHGYPSSPQKGTVIRNVDKVNTLPDVKVFQAGTALRNGELIANGGRVLNITATGKTITNAQKRAYEAVDCIDWPEGFVRRDIGWRAIARES; this is encoded by the coding sequence ATGAATATTCTTCTTATTGGCTCAGGTGGACGAGAACATGCTTTAGCATGGAAGATAGCAGCATCACCACTGCTGAAAAAGTTATATTGCGCTCCTGGAAATCCTGCAACAGCAGAATTTGGTGAAAATATTAATTTAGACATTGATGATCACCCCCTTGTTATTGATTTTTGTAAAGCACATTCTATTGATCTTGTGATTGTGGGACCAGAAGCACCATTGGTCGCTGGTATAACTGACTCTCTTAATAGGGCTAACATCTGTGTATTTGGTCCTACTCAAAAAGCTGCTCAACTAGAAGGTTCAAAAGCTTTTACAAAAGATTTATGTCGTAAGAATAACATTCCTACAGCAAGTTACCAATGCTTTAATGATGCGGCGAAAGCCAAAGCTTACATTCATCAACGAGGGGTTCCTATTGTCATTAAAGCAGATGGCTTAGCAGCTGGCAAAGGTGTTGTGGTTGCAACAACGATAGAAGAAGCATTGAACGCCGTTGATGCCTGCTTCAAAAGTGCCTTTGGAGATGCAGGAAACAAAATTGTTATCGAATCTTTTCTTGAAGGTGAAGAAGCAAGCTTCTTCTGTCTTTGTGATGGTAAAATTGCTCTTCCCTTTGGATCTGCTCAAGATCATAAACGTGTGGGAGATGGAGATACGGGAGCGAACACCGGTGGTATGGGAGCTTATTCACCAGCGCCCATTATGACCAAAGAAATGGTGAATCGTACCCTCAAAGAAATTGTTGAACCTGCTTTAAAAAGCATGCATGAAATGGGTGCCCCCTTTAAAGGCATTCTCTTCGTCGGATTGATGATAACGCAAAAAGGACCCGAACTCATTGAATTTAATGTACGATTCGGTGATCCTGAATGTCAAGTTTTAATGATGCGTCTCAAAGATGATATTCTACCGATATTTCTTGCCGCAGCTCAAGGAAAGCTTGAAAATAAACCTCTTCAGTGGTCCGATGAAACTGCTCTTACTGTTGTTATGGCTGCTCATGGTTATCCATCCTCTCCCCAAAAAGGAACCGTTATCCGTAACGTTGATAAAGTAAACACGCTTCCTGATGTAAAAGTTTTTCAAGCTGGTACCGCATTGCGCAATGGAGAACTTATTGCAAATGGAGGACGTGTTCTCAATATAACAGCAACAGGAAAAACCATTACGAACGCACAAAAACGTGCTTATGAAGCAGTTGATTGTATTGATTGGCCAGAAGGCTTTGTTCGTCGTGATATCGGATGGCGCGCCATTGCGCGAGAAAGCTAA
- a CDS encoding L-threonylcarbamoyladenylate synthase encodes MTIRPLNSVSIKEAMTLLEQGRLVALPTETVYGLAGDATNGRALSSIFSTKRRPQFNPLIAHVNGIEMAERYVEIDFLSRRLMEFFWPGPLTLVLPLKKQHNIHPLTTAGLDTLAIRFPDSRFAEIVQCLGRPLAAPSANQSGRLSPTSAEAVFASLGESVPLILDGGPTRIGLESTIIKVCGENIYLLRPGGLVADKIEEVVGRSLKRIDQKAAVEAPGMLKSHYAPNAAIRLNVEKLENGEALLAFGPKRVMGAENAAFILNLSEEGKLEEAASHLFQYMKELDSLKVRCIAVEPIPSWGLGEAINDRLIRAAAPREK; translated from the coding sequence ATGACGATTCGACCGCTCAATAGCGTTTCGATAAAAGAAGCAATGACGCTTCTTGAACAAGGCAGGTTGGTAGCATTACCAACGGAAACTGTTTATGGATTAGCGGGCGATGCAACCAATGGAAGGGCACTTTCTTCTATTTTTTCTACAAAAAGGCGTCCGCAATTTAACCCTCTTATTGCGCATGTCAACGGTATCGAAATGGCGGAACGCTATGTTGAAATTGATTTTCTTTCGCGTCGCTTAATGGAGTTTTTTTGGCCTGGTCCTTTGACATTGGTTTTACCTTTAAAGAAACAGCATAATATCCATCCTTTAACGACTGCCGGTTTGGATACATTGGCTATTCGTTTTCCAGACAGTCGTTTTGCGGAAATTGTACAATGTTTGGGGCGTCCACTTGCTGCGCCTAGTGCGAATCAATCGGGGCGTCTTAGTCCTACTTCGGCTGAGGCTGTTTTTGCATCTTTGGGGGAATCTGTTCCTTTGATATTGGATGGAGGACCAACTAGAATAGGGCTTGAATCAACAATTATTAAGGTTTGTGGTGAAAATATTTATCTTTTGCGTCCAGGGGGGCTTGTGGCTGATAAAATTGAAGAAGTTGTGGGAAGGTCTTTAAAACGGATAGATCAAAAGGCGGCGGTTGAAGCTCCAGGGATGTTAAAGTCACATTATGCGCCCAATGCTGCGATTCGTTTGAATGTAGAAAAGTTGGAAAATGGTGAAGCGCTTTTAGCATTTGGTCCAAAGCGCGTTATGGGGGCTGAAAATGCTGCTTTTATTTTAAACCTTAGCGAGGAAGGAAAGTTGGAAGAGGCAGCCTCTCATTTATTTCAATACATGAAGGAATTGGATTCATTGAAAGTGAGATGTATTGCCGTAGAACCTATTCCATCATGGGGATTAGGGGAAGCGATCAATGATCGTCTTATACGGGCTGCGGCTCCAAGGGAGAAATGA
- a CDS encoding S49 family peptidase: protein MIDVFKNFIPRRFSSNKFEIPVVRLKGAIMDSSSISRTLSLSRCANLLEKAFAHKKSPVVALIINSPGGSPVQSRFIFKRIRDLAEEKNKKVLVFIEDIAASGGYMIACAGDEIFADPSSIVGSIGVVSASFGFPELLKKIGVERRVYTAGKNKVTLDPFQPEKKADIEHLKSLQLEVHQTFIDLVKERRATKLSDDSNLFTGMFWSGKKSVELGLIDGLNDVRSVIKERFGSDAKLRLITPPKSFLGFKTPSGVTAHTVYTAVDSALMAAEERALWQRYGL, encoded by the coding sequence TTGATAGATGTTTTTAAAAATTTTATTCCACGCCGTTTTTCCTCCAATAAATTTGAAATTCCTGTTGTTCGCCTTAAAGGGGCAATTATGGATTCATCATCTATATCCCGTACGCTTTCCCTCAGTAGATGTGCCAATCTTTTAGAGAAGGCTTTCGCGCACAAAAAGTCACCGGTTGTCGCACTTATTATTAATTCTCCTGGAGGATCACCTGTACAATCGCGTTTTATCTTCAAGCGTATTCGTGATTTGGCAGAAGAAAAAAATAAAAAGGTTCTTGTGTTTATTGAAGATATCGCAGCATCTGGTGGTTATATGATTGCTTGTGCAGGGGATGAAATTTTTGCAGATCCTTCTTCGATTGTTGGTTCCATTGGGGTGGTTTCAGCTTCCTTTGGTTTTCCGGAACTTTTGAAGAAAATTGGTGTGGAGCGGCGCGTTTACACAGCAGGAAAAAATAAAGTTACACTCGATCCATTTCAGCCTGAAAAAAAGGCGGATATTGAGCATTTGAAATCTCTCCAACTTGAAGTGCATCAAACTTTTATTGATTTAGTTAAAGAACGGCGTGCGACAAAATTATCAGATGATTCGAATCTCTTTACAGGAATGTTTTGGAGTGGGAAAAAAAGCGTTGAACTTGGTCTTATTGACGGATTGAATGATGTCCGTTCTGTCATTAAAGAGCGCTTTGGTAGTGATGCAAAACTTCGATTGATTACACCTCCAAAAAGTTTTTTAGGATTTAAAACGCCTTCAGGAGTGACGGCTCATACAGTTTATACAGCTGTTGATAGTGCATTGATGGCAGCAGAAGAGCGGGCACTTTGGCAACGTTACGGTTTGTGA
- a CDS encoding DUF6101 family protein yields MANQCFNQAKAVLEFRLDPCHLPQTTTYFSSKTGNKVICSLNERGVFFKTDKPLSLSHLVPPCHFKGIAARTVKTRSGERAVALELLHADEESCIPLLVSRDLNNVLLDWRLWADTYDLPMLMINEDNRIVVVKDRSDLHQFFYATPRSKQKRFSLRYSNPLGLRLVIANRIALQ; encoded by the coding sequence ATGGCTAATCAATGCTTTAATCAGGCAAAAGCGGTGCTTGAATTTCGGTTAGATCCGTGCCATTTGCCACAAACGACGACATATTTTTCATCCAAAACGGGTAATAAGGTCATTTGTTCGTTAAATGAACGCGGTGTTTTTTTTAAAACGGATAAACCTTTAAGCTTATCGCATTTAGTCCCCCCTTGTCATTTCAAAGGAATTGCAGCACGTACTGTAAAAACACGTTCAGGAGAAAGAGCTGTTGCATTAGAGTTACTTCATGCAGATGAGGAATCTTGTATTCCGCTTTTGGTTTCCAGAGATTTGAATAATGTTCTTCTGGATTGGCGTTTATGGGCGGATACTTATGATCTTCCCATGCTTATGATTAATGAAGATAATCGCATCGTGGTTGTAAAAGATCGTTCTGATTTACATCAATTTTTTTATGCAACGCCACGTTCTAAACAAAAGCGTTTTTCACTTCGTTATAGCAACCCGTTAGGTTTGCGTTTAGTGATTGCGAATCGAATTGCACTTCAGTAA
- a CDS encoding DnaJ C-terminal domain-containing protein, which translates to MRDPYTILGVARTAKPQEIKSAFRKLAKKYHPDHNKDDAKAKEKFSEINQAYEIIGDKDKKAQFDRGEIDMEGKPLYQAYGAGENFNNKQNPFSGRAKGFDFSSSGGASFDASDIFRDLFGGGGSFSNSTHYNRPQQGAHVRANLTITLEQMVGAEKVEVVFPHGKKLKIKLPDYIEDGQTIRLKGQGEEVPHGQAGDALITIQIQRHPRFRVEGRALHLDLPVSLKHAVLGSKEEVETLEGRVVLTIPAWSSSDRVLRLKGKGLRLKNGTRDDLYVHVRIMLPEGENAALEQFLRTQKA; encoded by the coding sequence ATGCGTGATCCCTACACGATTCTGGGTGTGGCACGTACCGCAAAACCGCAAGAGATTAAATCAGCATTTAGAAAATTAGCAAAGAAGTATCATCCAGATCACAATAAAGATGATGCAAAGGCTAAAGAAAAGTTTTCTGAAATTAATCAAGCTTATGAAATTATAGGTGATAAAGATAAAAAGGCACAATTTGACCGCGGTGAAATTGATATGGAAGGCAAACCACTTTATCAAGCCTATGGTGCTGGTGAAAATTTTAACAATAAACAAAATCCCTTTTCCGGAAGAGCAAAAGGATTTGATTTTTCCTCTTCAGGGGGAGCAAGTTTTGATGCGAGTGATATTTTTCGCGATCTATTTGGAGGAGGTGGTAGCTTTTCGAATTCCACACACTATAATCGTCCTCAACAAGGAGCTCATGTTCGCGCTAATCTTACCATAACATTAGAGCAGATGGTTGGCGCAGAAAAGGTGGAAGTTGTTTTTCCTCATGGAAAAAAGTTAAAAATTAAACTTCCTGATTATATTGAAGATGGGCAAACTATTCGTTTGAAAGGTCAGGGAGAAGAGGTTCCACATGGGCAAGCAGGAGATGCGTTGATAACCATTCAGATTCAAAGACATCCTCGTTTTCGGGTTGAAGGAAGAGCGCTCCATCTTGATTTACCCGTTTCTCTTAAACATGCTGTTTTGGGATCAAAAGAGGAAGTTGAGACATTGGAGGGACGTGTGGTTTTGACGATTCCTGCTTGGTCAAGTTCTGATCGTGTTTTGCGGTTGAAAGGAAAGGGGCTTCGTTTAAAAAATGGTACAAGAGATGATCTTTATGTGCATGTTCGTATTATGTTGCCGGAAGGCGAAAATGCTGCGCTGGAACAGTTTTTGCGAACGCAAAAAGCTTAA
- a CDS encoding ribonuclease HII has translation MYVFCICDLSKRFSLSFQPNFLCELGLQKQGFFHVAGVDEVGRGPLAGPVVTAAVILDKDRIPDGLNDSKKLSFLQRNRLYHEILQSALAASVASLCARTIDQSNIRKATLEAMRRCIIGLAVPAHYVLVDGRDIPSQLPCPAMALIKGDQRSVSIAAASIIAKVTRDRMMECAGQVYTNYGLEKHVGYATLAHRRALDKYGPIVGLHRYSFAPLKERYRNDVS, from the coding sequence GTGTATGTTTTTTGTATTTGTGATTTATCAAAGAGGTTTAGTTTGTCGTTTCAACCAAATTTTTTGTGCGAATTAGGTTTGCAGAAACAAGGTTTTTTTCATGTAGCAGGGGTTGATGAAGTAGGACGGGGACCTCTCGCTGGTCCTGTGGTAACGGCAGCAGTTATCTTGGATAAAGATCGTATTCCTGATGGGTTAAATGATTCAAAAAAGCTTTCTTTTCTCCAACGAAATAGGCTTTATCATGAAATTTTGCAAAGTGCATTAGCCGCTTCAGTTGCTAGTCTTTGTGCCCGTACAATTGATCAATCTAATATTAGAAAAGCAACTTTAGAAGCAATGCGTCGCTGTATTATAGGGTTAGCTGTTCCAGCCCACTATGTACTTGTTGATGGACGTGATATCCCTTCTCAGTTGCCCTGTCCTGCAATGGCATTGATTAAGGGTGATCAGCGTTCGGTTTCAATTGCAGCAGCATCTATTATTGCGAAAGTAACGCGTGACCGGATGATGGAGTGTGCAGGACAAGTTTACACAAATTATGGTTTAGAGAAGCATGTAGGGTATGCAACATTAGCCCATCGTAGGGCTCTTGATAAATATGGTCCAATTGTAGGGCTACATCGCTATAGTTTTGCCCCACTTAAAGAGCGTTATAGGAATGATGTATCATGA